Proteins encoded together in one Miscanthus floridulus cultivar M001 chromosome 16, ASM1932011v1, whole genome shotgun sequence window:
- the LOC136514077 gene encoding LOB domain-containing protein 6-like — protein sequence MAASSASSVPVVSTGFVITVASPPPTGGGGGSISAASTGGGGVGGTGTGSPCAACKFLRRKCHPDCVFAPYFPPDNPQKFVHVHRVFGASNVTKILNELHPYQREDAVNSLAYEADMRLRDPIYGCVGVISILQHRLRLVQQELARASYELSKYQAAAAAAEAAAASVAVGSHVAAAGMAADFVGNAVANCTQNFINIGHSTAATASISGAGGFMQQDNFASVQMLAKSYEGEGEAARAGMNGGGGGYGFAYSSAMGVGHGVVSGLGQQINGGQFLKPSTTGGDDQPTATQ from the exons ATGGCCGCCTCGTCAGCATCATCGGTGCCGGTCGTCTCCACGGGATTCGTGATCACTGTGGCCTCGCCGCCGCCCACGGGTGGCGGTGGTGGGTCGATCTCTGCTGCTAgcacaggcggcggcggcgtcggcggcacAGGCACAGGCTCGCCGTGCGCGGCGTGCAAGTTCCTGCGGCGCAAGTGCCATCCAGACTGCGTGTTTGCGCCCTATTTCCCGCCGGACAACCCGCAGAAGTTCGTGCACGTGCACCGCGTCTTCGGCGCCAGCAACGTGACCAAGATCCTCAACGAGCTCCACCCCTACCAGCGCGAGGACGCCGTCAACTCGCTCGCCTACGAGGCCGACATGCGCCTCCGAGACCCCATCTACGGCTGCGTCGGCGTCATCTCCATCCTCCAGCACCGCCTCCGTCTCGTCCAGCAggagctcgcccgcgccagcTACGAGCtgtccaagtaccag gcggcggcggcggcggcggaagccGCGGCGGCCTCTGTGGCCGTGGGATCCCATGTTGCGGCAGCAGGGATGGCAGCAGATTTCGTAGGCAACGCAGTGGCCAATTGCACGCAAAACTTTATCAATATCGGGCACTCCACGGCGGCGACGGCGTCGATCAGTGGAGCTGGCGGGTTCATGCAGCAAGACAACTTCGCCTCCGTGCAGATGCTGGCCAAGAGCTACGAAGGTGAAGGTGAAGCTGCGAGGGCGGGCATGAACGGAGGTGGAGGAGGCTATGGCTTCGCGTACTCGTCGGCCATGGGCGTCGGGCACGGTGTAGTGTCTGGTCTTGGGCAGCAGATCAACGGTGGACAGTTCTTGAAGCCCAGCACGACCGGCGGGGATGACCAGCCCACTGCCACGCAGTAG